From a region of the Erinaceus europaeus chromosome 14, mEriEur2.1, whole genome shotgun sequence genome:
- the SCART1 gene encoding scavenger receptor cysteine-rich domain-containing protein SCART1, whose translation MVKAGTPELAFHSDTTDLAKRDLETGEPGDLSLRLAYRHSPCDGVVLVHHKGLWGHVCNREWTLAEAEVVCRQLGCGHAVGAPKYVPLPGEKVKPWLHNVTCGGREPSLWACRLGAWSQSPCPHQWVVVALCANGTFREIRLVKGRSPCAGLPEIRNENGVDRLCGLHPEEATVFCRELGCGPVLQAPRQDAGVSGKYMTCAGTEPTIRNCRLNNNLRGGCDFQQDAEVVCAGHVEARLVGGEHPCAGRLEVRRGLTWGTVCDADLDLPTAHVVCRELQCGAAVFMSSAAYFGQGSGPVWPEASHCLGNESQLFHCPRVPGHQCGHSRDAGLRCSEFRLANGSSDCEGRVELQVQGAWAPLCAAHWDLADATVLCHQLNCGHAVATLPGGYFGDGAAPLWPDAFHCGGTEPYLWHCPVHTLGGPACAPGHSASVVCSGLVGALRLRDGPGRCAGRVELALGGIWGRVLDGAWDEQAARVVCRQLGCGGPERIYTAAPPAPGVPVAVGRTHCLGTERSLTCCNVSTAPLVPAGASWDAGVVCSGSRGVRLVAGPGRCAGRVEVLLGMEWGSVCDDGWDLQDAHVVCGQLGCGRALLAPGASHFGAGSGLVWLDELGCSGQETALWTCPSQGWGRHDCSHKEDAGAVCAGSVALRLRGGAHPCAGWLEVFYNGSWGAVCSNALKDTSLSIACQQLDCGQQGWLENRPRHSAGPQFSWVDNVECRWLRNSMLWHCPSAPWQPHSCAQGEEAWVTCAGSSKRVPLDFGDPNCSSPQGCTDTLQPIPVHPQALPTVTTTPSPEEGVLRLRGGADRCSGRVEVWHDGAWGTVCDDAWDLADADVVCFQLGCGPALDALAGATFGPGSGPVWLDEVGCRGREVSLWDCPAGPWGLGDCGHKEDAGVRCAREWTGQWEGGRDSRHPTVPWGSGHGVLLPG comes from the exons GGGAACCGGGTGACCTGAGCCTGAGACTGGCCTACAGACACAGCCCGTGTGATGGGGTGGTGCTGGTTCACCACAAGGGCTTGTGGGGGCACGTGTGCAACCGAGAGTGGACGCTGGCCGAGGCCGAGGTGGTCTGCAGGCAGCTGGGCTGCGGCCACGCTGTGGGTGCCCCCAAGTATGTGCCGCTGCCTGGGGAGAAGGTGAAGCCCTGGCTGCACAACGTCACCTGTGGGGGCCGCGAACCCTCCCTCTGGGCGTGCCGCCTGGGGGCCTGGAGCcagagcccctgcccccaccagtgGGTGGTGGTGGCCCTGTGTGCCA ATGGCACTTTCCGGGAGATCCGACTGGTGAAGGGCCGCAGCCCCTGTGCTGGGCTCCCCGAGATCCGGAACGAGAACGGTGTGGACCGCCTGTGTGGCCTGCACCCAGAGGAGGCCACGGTATTCTGCCGGGAGCTGGGGTGTGGCCCTGTGCTGCAGGCCCCCCGCCAAGACGCGGGTGTCTCTGGAAAGTACATGACgtgcgcaggcaccgagcccaccaTACGCAACTGCAGGCTCAACAACAACCTGCGAGGAGGCTGTGACTTCCAGCAGGACGCAGAGGTGGTGTGCGCAG GACATGTGGAGGCCCGACTGGTGGGTGGGGAGCACCCCTGTGCCGGGCGGCTGGAGGTACGGCGCGGCCTGACCTGGGGCACCGTGTGCGACGCCGACCTGGACCTGCCCACGGCCCACGTGGTGTGCCGGGAGCTGCAGTGCGGTGCCGCTGTGTTCATGTCCTCTGCTGCCTATTTTGGCCAGGGCTCAGGGCCCGTGTGGCCAGAGGCCTCTCACTGCCTGGGCAATGAGTCCCAGCTCTTCCACTGCCCCCGGGTGCCTGGGCATCAGTGTGGACATAGCCGGGATGCCGGGCTGCGGTGCTCAG AGTTCCGGCTGGCCAACGGCAGCAGTGACTGTGAGGGGCGCGTGGAGCTGCAGGTCCAGGGGGCCTGGGCCCCTCTCTGTGCTGCCCACTGGGACCTGGCAGACGCCACTGTTCTCTGCCACCAGCTCAACTGTGGCCATGCAGTGGCCACACTCCCAGGAGGCTACTTTGGGGACGGGGCGGCTCCACTCTGGCCTGACGCCTTCCACTGTGGGGGGACTGAGCCCTACCTGTGGCACTGCCCAGTACACACCCTGGGGGGCCCCGCCTGCGCCCCCGGACACTCGGCTTCGGTCGTCTGCTCAG GCTTGGTCGGTGCCCTGCGGCTGCGGGACGGACCCGGCCGCTGCGCCGGCCGTGTGGAGCTGGCCCTGGGTGGCATTTGGGGCCGTGTGCTGGATGGCGCCTGGGACGAGCAGGCTGCCCGCGTCGTGTGTCGCCAGCTGGGCTGCGGGGGGCCCGAGCGCATCTACACAGCTGCCCCCCCTGCACCCGGGGTCCCGGTGGCTGTCGGCCGCACACACTGCCTGGGGACTGAGCGCAGCCTGACCTGCTGCAATGTGTCCACTGCCCCACTGGTGCCCGCCGGAGCCTCATGGGATGCAGGTGTCGTGTGCTCAG GGAGTCGTGGAGTGCGGCTGGTGGCGGGCCCAGGCCGCTGCGCAGGGCGTGTGGAGGTGCTGCTCGGGATGGAGTGGGGCAGCGTGTGCGATGACGGTTGGGACCTGCAGGACGCGCACGTGGTCTGCGGCCAGCTGGGCTGTGGCCGCGCCCTCCTGGCCCCTGGAGCCTCGCACTTTGGGGCGGGGTCCGGGCTCGTGTGGCTGGATGAGTTGGGCTGCAGTGGCCAGGAGACCGCGCTGTGGACGTGCCCGTCGCAGGGCTGGGGTCGGCACGACTGCAGCCACAAGGAAGACGCGGGCGCCGTGTGTGCAG GCTCCGTGGCCCTGAGGCTGCGTGGAGGTGCCCACCCCTGTGCTGGGTGGCTAGAGGTCTTCTACAACGGGTCCTGGGGGGCCGTGTGCAGCAATGCTCTGAAGGACACTTCCCTGTCCATCGCCTGCCAGCAGCTGGACTGTGGGCAGCAGGGCTGGCTGGAGAACAGGCCTCGCCACTCTGCAGGCCCGCAGTTCTCCTGGGTGGACAATGTTGAGTGCCGCTGGCTTCGCAACTCTATGCTGTGGCACTGCCCCTCGGCCCCATGGCAGCCACACTCATGTGCCCAGGGAGAGGAGGCCTGGGTCACCTGTGCAG GATCGTCCAAGCGGGTCCCACTGGACTTTGGCGACCCCAACTGCTCGTCACCTCAGGGTTGCACAGACACCCTTCAGCCCATCCCTGTCCACCCCCAGGCCCTCCCCACAGTGACCACCACCCCTTCTCCGGAGGAAGGTGTGCTGCGGCTGCGTGGGGGCGCTGACCGCTGCTCGGGCCGTGTGGAGGTCTGGCACGATGGCGCCTGGGGCACTGTGTGCGACGACGCCTGGGACCTGGCTGACGCTGACGTCGTGTGCTTCCAGCTGGGCTGTGGCCCCGCCCTGGACGCCCTGGCGGGGGCCACCTTTGGGCCCGGCTCAGGGCCCGTGTGGCTGGacgaggtggggtgcaggggtagGGAGGTGTCCCTGTGGGACTGCCCTGCAGGgccgtggggactgggggactgcgGCCACAAGGAGGATGCCGGCGTGCGCTGTGCCCGTGAGTGGACGGGGcagtgggagggtgggagggactcCCGGCACCCCACTGTCCCCTGGGGCTCCGGGCATGGGGTGCTGCTTCCTGGCTGA